In Acidimicrobiia bacterium, a single genomic region encodes these proteins:
- a CDS encoding aconitate hydratase codes for MAESQVGPTTPLELVESRYRRYPESVAAGRRRLGRPLTFTEKVLLAHADDPETVGLDRGAAYANYRPDRVAMQDATAQMALLQFMTAGLDHVAVPTTVHCDHLIQAHTGAGPDLTAALDTNSEVYEFLRSVSSKYGIGFWQPGSGIIHQVVLEQYAFPGGMMIGTDSHTPNAGGLGMVAIGVGGADAVDVMAGWPFNTRVPRLIGVRLTGRLSGWAASKDVILAVAGVLTVKGGTGAIVEYFGPGAESISATGKATICNMGAEIGATCSVFPYDHHSGLYLKATGREAIAGLADEHADQLRADPEAEAEPERFYDRVIDIDLDDLGPHIVGPHTPDLDRPLAELARVAAEERYPLDISYALVGSCTNSSYEDIGRAAHVARQAKAQGLSVRSPLLVTPGSEQVRATIERDGLLADLEAIGATVLANACGPCIGQWQRDDIQPGERNTIVSSYNRNFPRRNDGNAETLSFIGSPETVVAMALTGRLDHDFVHEPITASDGHEVRLDPPAADELPAAGFDPGESGFVPPAADGAAVTVIVKPDSERLELLEPFPAWDGQDLLGLRVLVKAVGKCTTDHISPAGRWLRYRGHLTNISQNLFSGVNNAFSLDEAGTGVDVRDGTRRPLPELARAYKDAGIAWVAIGDENYGEGSSREHAAMEPRFMNGRAIIVRSFARIHEANLKKQGVLALTFVDPDDYERVLADDTVDIIGLAELAPDRPVTVRLRHADGESTDVSCRHTMSEEHIEWFRAGSALNVLRRPRG; via the coding sequence ATGGCCGAATCGCAGGTCGGACCCACCACCCCGCTCGAGCTCGTCGAGTCCCGGTACCGCCGCTACCCAGAGTCCGTAGCGGCGGGCCGACGGCGGCTCGGCCGGCCGTTGACCTTCACCGAGAAGGTGCTCCTGGCCCACGCCGACGACCCGGAGACGGTCGGCCTCGACCGTGGCGCGGCATACGCCAACTACCGGCCGGACCGGGTCGCCATGCAGGACGCGACCGCCCAGATGGCGCTCCTGCAGTTCATGACCGCGGGCCTCGACCACGTGGCGGTGCCGACCACCGTGCACTGCGATCACCTGATCCAGGCGCACACGGGGGCGGGCCCCGATCTGACCGCGGCGCTGGACACGAACTCTGAGGTCTACGAGTTCCTGCGCAGCGTGTCGTCGAAGTACGGGATCGGGTTCTGGCAGCCGGGGTCCGGGATCATCCACCAGGTCGTGCTCGAGCAGTACGCGTTCCCCGGCGGGATGATGATCGGCACCGACAGTCACACACCGAACGCCGGCGGGCTCGGCATGGTCGCGATCGGGGTCGGCGGCGCCGACGCGGTGGACGTGATGGCCGGGTGGCCGTTCAACACCCGCGTGCCGCGGCTCATCGGCGTGCGGCTCACCGGTCGGCTGTCGGGCTGGGCGGCCTCGAAGGACGTGATCCTCGCGGTGGCCGGCGTCCTCACGGTCAAGGGCGGCACGGGCGCGATCGTCGAGTACTTCGGACCGGGCGCGGAGTCGATCTCGGCCACCGGGAAGGCGACGATCTGCAACATGGGCGCGGAGATCGGCGCCACCTGCTCGGTGTTCCCCTACGACCATCACTCGGGGCTGTACCTGAAGGCGACCGGGCGAGAGGCGATCGCCGGCCTGGCTGACGAGCACGCTGACCAGCTGCGCGCCGACCCCGAGGCCGAGGCGGAGCCCGAGCGCTTCTACGACCGGGTCATCGACATCGACCTCGACGACCTCGGCCCGCACATCGTCGGGCCTCATACCCCCGACCTCGACCGCCCCCTGGCCGAGCTCGCCCGAGTGGCTGCCGAGGAGCGCTACCCGCTCGACATCTCCTACGCCCTGGTCGGGTCGTGCACGAACTCGTCGTACGAGGACATCGGACGTGCTGCGCACGTCGCTCGGCAGGCCAAGGCGCAGGGCCTCTCGGTCCGGTCCCCGTTGCTGGTCACGCCCGGCTCGGAGCAGGTGCGCGCCACCATCGAGCGGGACGGCCTGCTGGCCGACCTCGAGGCGATCGGCGCCACCGTCCTGGCCAACGCCTGCGGCCCGTGCATCGGGCAGTGGCAGCGGGACGACATCCAGCCCGGGGAACGCAACACGATCGTGTCGTCGTACAACCGCAACTTCCCGCGCCGCAACGACGGCAACGCCGAGACGCTGTCGTTCATCGGGTCGCCCGAGACGGTCGTCGCCATGGCCCTGACCGGTCGGCTCGACCACGACTTCGTCCACGAGCCGATCACCGCGTCGGACGGGCACGAGGTCCGGCTCGACCCCCCGGCAGCCGACGAGCTGCCCGCCGCCGGCTTCGATCCCGGCGAGTCCGGGTTCGTCCCTCCCGCCGCCGATGGCGCCGCGGTCACGGTGATCGTGAAGCCCGACTCGGAGCGCCTCGAGCTGCTCGAGCCGTTCCCGGCGTGGGACGGGCAGGACCTGCTCGGCCTCCGGGTGCTGGTGAAGGCGGTCGGCAAGTGCACCACGGACCACATCTCGCCGGCGGGCCGGTGGCTCCGTTACCGCGGCCACCTCACGAACATCTCCCAGAACTTGTTCAGTGGGGTCAACAACGCGTTCTCGCTCGACGAGGCGGGGACGGGCGTCGACGTGCGGGACGGAACCCGTCGCCCGCTCCCCGAGCTCGCGCGCGCCTATAAGGACGCGGGCATCGCCTGGGTCGCGATCGGCGACGAGAACTACGGCGAGGGTTCGTCGCGTGAGCACGCGGCGATGGAGCCCCGCTTCATGAACGGGCGGGCGATCATCGTCCGCTCCTTCGCCCGGATCCACGAGGCGAACCTCAAGAAGCAGGGCGTGCTGGCGCTCACCTTCGTCGACCCCGACGACTACGAGCGGGTCCTGGCCGACGACACCGTCGACATCATCGGGCTGGCCGAGCTCGCCCCCGACCGGCCGGTGACGGTCCGCCTCCGCCACGCCGACGGCGAGAGCACCGATGTCTCGTGCCGGCACACGATGTCCGAGGAGCACATCGAGTGGTTCCGCGCCGGGTCGGCGCTGAACGTGCTGCGACGGCCGCGGGGATGA
- a CDS encoding DUF169 domain-containing protein, whose amino-acid sequence MTDWPGLAGELTDALNLAAPPIAITFGAEPPPEVEPFDAPTPPPTADGRTGRVPAGCVFWTHATERTFSTVAEDHANCSVGSVTHGFTTLEDVATSADVATLLEAGWVTMDAVPQIPTVRTRPGAVTYGPLAETTVDPDVVLLRVHAKQLMVLSDALPGLRIEGKPQCHIVAVAKEQGEAAASVGCALSRVRTGMPATEMTCAIPAAQLPAVLDAVVATARADTAVARYAAEDAKRFS is encoded by the coding sequence GTGACCGACTGGCCGGGCCTCGCGGGCGAGCTGACCGACGCGCTGAACCTGGCCGCGCCCCCGATCGCGATCACCTTCGGCGCCGAGCCGCCCCCCGAGGTCGAGCCCTTCGACGCCCCGACGCCGCCCCCGACCGCGGACGGGCGAACCGGCCGCGTGCCCGCCGGCTGCGTGTTCTGGACCCACGCCACCGAGCGCACGTTCTCGACCGTGGCCGAGGACCACGCCAACTGCTCGGTCGGCAGCGTCACCCACGGGTTCACGACGCTCGAGGACGTCGCCACGAGCGCTGACGTCGCGACGCTCCTCGAGGCGGGCTGGGTGACGATGGACGCGGTGCCCCAGATCCCGACCGTGCGCACCCGCCCCGGCGCGGTGACCTACGGGCCCCTCGCCGAGACGACCGTCGACCCCGACGTGGTGCTGCTGCGCGTGCACGCGAAGCAGCTAATGGTCCTCTCGGACGCCCTCCCGGGGCTCCGAATCGAGGGCAAGCCCCAGTGCCACATCGTCGCGGTGGCGAAGGAGCAGGGCGAGGCCGCGGCCAGCGTCGGCTGCGCGCTGAGCCGGGTCCGGACCGGCATGCCCGCCACCGAGATGACGTGCGCGATCCCGGCCGCGCAGCTGCCGGCGGTGCTGGACGCGGTCGTCGCCACCGCCCGGGCCGACACCGCGGTGGCGCGCTACGCCGCCGAGGACGCCAAGCGCTTCAGCTGA
- a CDS encoding DNA-3-methyladenine glycosylase 2 family protein → MRERRLRPPGPLDLTLTLGRLRHGRQDPCLRLGSGTAWRATRTSAGAATLALTAEGGEIAAQAWGPGADAALEQLPELLGFDDDPTGFGPAPGLVRDLHRRRPGLRLGRTAAVVETLVPTVVAQRVTGVEAARSYGSLVRRHGEPAPGPCGLLVPPAPDVLAALPYWAFHRCGIEQRRAETIRRVAARASRLEAATALAPGEATLLLTAVPGIGAWSAAKVAQAALGDRDAVCVGDYNLPHLVGWALAGERRATDERMLELLAPYQGQRARVVRLLELSGRYPPRRAPRAALRSFADW, encoded by the coding sequence GTGCGTGAGCGCCGGCTCCGGCCGCCCGGCCCCCTCGACCTGACCCTGACCCTCGGCCGGCTCCGCCACGGACGGCAGGACCCGTGCCTGCGCCTCGGCTCGGGCACGGCGTGGCGGGCCACGCGCACGTCGGCGGGGGCGGCCACCCTGGCGCTGACCGCCGAGGGCGGCGAGATCGCCGCGCAGGCGTGGGGTCCCGGTGCGGACGCCGCGCTCGAGCAGCTCCCCGAGCTCCTCGGCTTCGACGACGACCCCACCGGGTTCGGGCCCGCGCCCGGCCTCGTGCGCGACCTGCACCGCCGGCGGCCGGGGCTGCGGCTCGGGCGGACGGCCGCCGTCGTCGAGACGCTCGTCCCCACCGTCGTCGCGCAGCGGGTCACCGGCGTCGAGGCCGCTCGGTCGTACGGGAGCCTGGTCCGACGCCACGGCGAGCCGGCGCCGGGCCCCTGCGGGCTGCTCGTGCCGCCCGCCCCCGACGTCCTGGCGGCGCTCCCGTACTGGGCGTTCCACCGGTGTGGGATCGAGCAGCGGCGGGCCGAGACGATCCGGCGCGTCGCGGCGCGCGCGTCGCGGTTGGAGGCCGCGACGGCGCTCGCGCCCGGCGAGGCGACGCTCCTGCTGACGGCGGTGCCGGGGATCGGCGCGTGGAGCGCGGCCAAGGTGGCCCAGGCCGCGCTCGGCGACCGCGACGCCGTCTGCGTCGGCGACTACAACCTGCCTCACCTCGTGGGGTGGGCGCTCGCCGGGGAGCGGCGCGCCACCGACGAGCGGATGCTCGAGCTGCTCGCGCCGTACCAGGGCCAGCGGGCGCGCGTCGTCCGCCTCCTCGAGTTGTCCGGGCGCTACCCGCCGCGCCGCGCGCCGCGCGCGGCGCTCCGGTCGTTCGCGGACTGGTGA
- a CDS encoding ATP-grasp domain-containing protein, whose amino-acid sequence MPRALLLLPTATYRAADFVAAARALGVEVVVASEEAPVLAATMGDRAVTVPLDDPDQAARVIEALDARSPIDAVVAVDDQGVVVAAQAGERLGFPHNPPDAVARTRDKAAMRDALAAAEVPQPRYARLAAPDDLPDVGWPRVVKPTRSSASRGVIRADDPAGAEAAARQAAAIAGQPLLVEEYVPGVEVAVEGLLRGGELTVLAVFDKPDAMEGPYFEETIYVTPSRLPEETLASVRRVAADAAGALGLTEGPVHAELRVHEGRVSVLEVAARSIGGLCARSLRLGAGISLEEVILRHALQLPIEDLTREPQASGVMMLPIPRSGTLVAVRGQDDARAVPGIVGLEVTIPRGRAVRALPEGDRYLGFLFARAPDPAGVEDALRRAHARLTVEIA is encoded by the coding sequence GTGCCCCGTGCGCTCCTACTGCTGCCCACGGCGACCTACCGGGCCGCCGACTTCGTCGCTGCGGCCCGGGCCCTCGGCGTGGAGGTCGTCGTCGCCTCCGAGGAGGCGCCGGTGCTGGCGGCGACGATGGGCGACCGGGCGGTGACGGTCCCCCTCGACGATCCGGACCAGGCGGCGCGGGTCATCGAGGCGCTCGACGCCCGCAGCCCGATCGACGCCGTCGTCGCCGTCGACGACCAGGGCGTCGTCGTCGCGGCCCAGGCCGGCGAGCGCCTCGGCTTCCCGCACAACCCGCCGGACGCGGTCGCCCGCACCCGCGACAAGGCGGCGATGCGCGACGCCCTCGCCGCCGCCGAGGTGCCCCAGCCGCGCTACGCGCGGCTGGCGGCGCCGGACGACCTCCCCGACGTGGGCTGGCCTCGGGTCGTGAAGCCCACGCGGTCCTCGGCCAGCCGGGGCGTGATCCGCGCCGACGACCCCGCGGGCGCCGAGGCGGCCGCGCGCCAGGCGGCGGCCATCGCCGGCCAGCCGCTGCTCGTGGAGGAGTACGTGCCCGGCGTCGAGGTCGCGGTCGAGGGGCTGCTCCGCGGCGGCGAGCTCACCGTGCTGGCGGTGTTCGACAAGCCCGATGCGATGGAGGGCCCCTACTTCGAGGAGACGATCTACGTCACGCCGTCGCGGCTTCCCGAGGAGACGCTGGCGTCGGTGCGACGCGTCGCCGCCGACGCCGCCGGCGCGCTCGGCCTCACCGAGGGTCCGGTGCACGCCGAGCTGCGAGTCCACGAGGGGCGCGTGTCGGTGCTCGAGGTAGCGGCACGCTCGATCGGCGGGCTGTGCGCGCGCTCGCTCCGGCTCGGCGCCGGCATCAGCCTCGAGGAGGTGATCCTGCGGCACGCGCTGCAGCTGCCGATCGAGGACCTGACCCGCGAGCCGCAGGCATCGGGCGTGATGATGCTGCCGATCCCGCGCTCCGGCACCCTGGTGGCAGTCCGCGGCCAGGACGACGCGCGCGCCGTGCCCGGGATCGTCGGGCTCGAGGTCACGATCCCGCGTGGTCGCGCCGTGCGGGCCCTGCCCGAGGGTGACCGCTACCTCGGGTTCTTGTTCGCCCGCGCCCCGGATCCGGCCGGGGTCGAGGACGCGCTCCGACGCGCGCACGCGCGGCTGACGGTCGAGATCGCCTGA
- a CDS encoding oxygenase MpaB family protein, translating to MDTGLFGPDSVAWRLHADPAMLAGGLRALLVQALEPRAMAGVDQHSRYRVDPWGRLQRTTEFVFLTTYGDHATAEAACEKVRRVHERVQGLDPTTGRWYRASDPDLLLWIHAVEVHSFVVAYRAYAGRLDDEDADRYVSEMVRVAERVELPVGLAPRTMGEVREYLRSVDGLEVTPAAREGLRMIFFPPMPLPLRPLWAIPAMATLAILPRVARRLYGLPWPAPVTLPVRANVFALTRVMNTLLPRAPIIRRARARVAA from the coding sequence ATGGACACCGGCCTGTTCGGTCCCGACAGCGTGGCCTGGCGGCTCCACGCCGACCCCGCCATGCTCGCCGGGGGGCTGCGGGCCCTGCTCGTCCAAGCGCTCGAGCCGCGGGCCATGGCCGGAGTCGACCAGCACAGCCGCTACCGGGTCGACCCGTGGGGCCGGCTCCAGCGCACCACCGAGTTCGTGTTCCTGACCACCTACGGCGACCACGCCACCGCCGAGGCGGCCTGCGAGAAGGTCCGGCGGGTGCACGAGCGGGTGCAGGGCCTGGACCCCACCACCGGGCGCTGGTACCGGGCCAGCGACCCGGACCTGCTGCTCTGGATCCACGCCGTCGAGGTGCACTCCTTCGTCGTCGCCTACCGCGCGTACGCGGGCCGGCTCGACGACGAGGACGCCGACCGCTACGTGTCCGAGATGGTGCGGGTGGCCGAGCGGGTCGAGCTCCCGGTCGGCCTGGCCCCCCGCACGATGGGCGAGGTGCGCGAGTACCTCCGATCGGTCGACGGGCTCGAGGTCACGCCGGCGGCTCGGGAGGGCCTGCGGATGATCTTCTTCCCGCCGATGCCGCTGCCCCTCCGACCGCTGTGGGCGATCCCGGCCATGGCCACGCTGGCGATCCTGCCCCGCGTGGCGCGCCGGCTCTACGGCCTGCCCTGGCCGGCGCCGGTCACGCTCCCGGTGCGGGCGAACGTGTTCGCGCTGACCCGGGTGATGAACACGCTCCTGCCCCGGGCTCCGATCATCCGCCGGGCTCGGGCCCGCGTCGCCGCCTGA
- a CDS encoding CUAEP/CCAEP-tail radical SAM protein: MRVALVSCYELGHQPLGVAGPAARLRAAGHEVRGHDLAVQPWDPGLVDWADRVACSVPMHTATRIARQVIDEVRRRRPELPVACFGLYGAAMADRADRVFAGETDAALLAWIDGADDGRVVHLERDGGEVPRPARELLPPLDRYARLRWGDRERLVGAVEASRGCAHRCRHCPVPVVYDGRIRVVGVDAVLADVAQQVAAGAEHLTFADPDFLNGPHHARRVVRAVHERFPALTYDCTVKVEHVLAHQDLWPELAAAGCLFVVSAFESVDDRTLACLDKGHTTADAAAAVTLLRTHGIEVRPSWLPFTPWTTLEQLQALVEFVAAHDLVGNVDPVQYTIRLLLPPGSLLLDHPDVVPHLGSYDQERATYAWRAADPAVDALQVELAGLVEAETEAGASIPAVYGRVRAALGLPPVAVDEARAAAVPRLSEPWFCCAEPTQAQLLPLAP, encoded by the coding sequence ATGCGCGTCGCCCTGGTGTCCTGCTACGAGCTCGGCCATCAGCCGCTCGGCGTCGCTGGCCCCGCCGCCCGGCTCCGCGCCGCCGGCCACGAGGTCCGGGGGCACGACCTGGCGGTGCAGCCGTGGGACCCTGGCCTCGTCGACTGGGCTGACCGCGTGGCCTGCTCCGTGCCGATGCACACCGCCACCCGCATCGCGCGGCAGGTGATCGACGAGGTGCGGCGGCGCCGACCCGAGCTCCCGGTGGCCTGCTTCGGGCTCTACGGCGCGGCGATGGCCGACCGCGCCGACCGGGTCTTCGCCGGCGAGACCGACGCCGCGCTCCTCGCCTGGATCGACGGCGCCGACGACGGCCGGGTCGTCCACCTCGAGCGGGACGGCGGCGAGGTCCCGCGTCCGGCCCGCGAGCTCCTCCCGCCCCTCGACCGGTACGCCCGGCTCCGCTGGGGCGACCGCGAGCGGCTCGTCGGGGCCGTGGAGGCGAGCCGCGGCTGCGCGCACCGGTGTCGGCACTGCCCGGTGCCCGTCGTCTACGACGGCCGCATCCGCGTCGTGGGCGTCGACGCCGTCCTCGCCGACGTCGCCCAGCAGGTCGCAGCCGGGGCCGAGCACCTGACCTTCGCGGACCCCGACTTCCTGAACGGCCCCCACCACGCCCGCCGCGTCGTCCGAGCCGTCCACGAACGGTTCCCGGCCCTCACCTACGACTGCACGGTCAAGGTGGAGCACGTGCTCGCCCACCAGGACCTCTGGCCCGAGCTGGCGGCCGCCGGGTGCCTGTTCGTCGTCTCGGCCTTCGAGAGCGTCGACGACCGGACGCTGGCCTGCCTCGACAAGGGCCACACGACCGCCGACGCGGCCGCGGCGGTGACGCTGTTGCGCACGCACGGGATCGAGGTGCGCCCGTCCTGGCTGCCGTTCACGCCCTGGACCACCCTCGAGCAGCTCCAGGCCCTGGTCGAGTTCGTGGCCGCCCACGACCTCGTCGGCAACGTCGACCCCGTGCAGTACACGATCCGGCTGCTGCTGCCGCCGGGCTCGTTGCTCCTCGACCACCCCGACGTGGTCCCGCACCTCGGCTCGTACGACCAAGAGCGGGCGACGTACGCGTGGCGGGCCGCCGATCCGGCGGTCGACGCGCTGCAGGTGGAGCTGGCCGGGCTCGTCGAGGCCGAGACGGAAGCCGGCGCGTCGATCCCGGCCGTCTACGGCCGGGTCCGCGCCGCGCTCGGGCTCCCCCCGGTCGCGGTCGACGAGGCGCGCGCGGCGGCGGTGCCGAGGCTCAGCGAGCCGTGGTTCTGCTGCGCCGAGCCAACGCAGGCGCAGCTGCTCCCGCTGGCGCCCTGA
- a CDS encoding NifU family protein, whose amino-acid sequence MSDEAQPAVVVTDAAREKILEVRADEPDADALALWVEVSGESAGAFSYTMELRPLAEAGTDDLVQRHDDLSLVVPASSVDRLRGATLDFAGAGMVMQNPNRPAAAPSAGSRPSADLSGPVAQAVLTVLDEQINPAIAAHGGQADLVAVEEGVAYVRMSGGCQGCGLAAVTLTQGIEVAILDAIPEISSVVDVTDHEAGDNPYYESAKK is encoded by the coding sequence ATGAGCGACGAGGCCCAGCCAGCGGTGGTCGTCACCGACGCCGCCCGCGAGAAGATCCTCGAGGTTCGGGCCGACGAGCCCGACGCCGACGCGCTCGCGCTGTGGGTCGAGGTGAGCGGCGAGTCCGCGGGGGCGTTCAGCTACACGATGGAGCTGCGCCCGCTGGCCGAGGCCGGGACCGACGACCTCGTGCAGCGCCACGACGACCTGTCCCTCGTGGTGCCGGCGTCGAGCGTCGATCGCCTCCGAGGCGCGACCTTGGACTTCGCCGGCGCCGGGATGGTGATGCAGAACCCGAACCGGCCGGCGGCGGCCCCGAGCGCGGGCTCGCGTCCCTCCGCCGACCTCTCCGGGCCGGTGGCCCAAGCCGTGCTGACGGTGCTCGACGAGCAGATCAACCCCGCCATCGCCGCCCACGGGGGCCAGGCCGACCTCGTGGCGGTGGAGGAGGGCGTGGCCTACGTGCGCATGTCCGGCGGGTGCCAGGGCTGCGGGCTGGCCGCCGTCACCCTGACCCAGGGCATCGAGGTCGCGATCCTGGACGCCATCCCCGAGATCAGCTCGGTCGTGGACGTGACCGACCACGAGGCCGGCGACAACCCGTACTACGAGTCGGCCAAGAAGTAG
- a CDS encoding VOC family protein, whose protein sequence is MIPVQRLNHAVLYVRDAARAADFYRSTFGFETVAEFPGAAFLRARGSQNHHDLGLFSVGPRAPGPEAGRVGLYHLAWEVGSVRDLRAARDALREVGAYAGESDHGATKSIYGHDPDGNEFEVMWMLPRDEWGAHEHDAAVAPLDLDAEIARHG, encoded by the coding sequence ATGATCCCGGTCCAGCGCCTGAACCACGCCGTCCTCTACGTGCGGGACGCGGCCCGTGCCGCCGACTTCTACCGCTCGACGTTCGGGTTCGAGACCGTGGCCGAGTTCCCGGGCGCGGCGTTCCTGCGGGCGCGTGGGTCCCAGAACCACCACGACCTCGGCCTGTTCTCGGTCGGGCCGCGCGCGCCGGGCCCGGAGGCGGGTCGGGTGGGCCTCTACCACCTGGCGTGGGAGGTCGGCTCCGTCCGCGACCTGCGCGCCGCCCGCGACGCGCTCCGCGAGGTGGGGGCCTACGCCGGCGAGTCCGACCACGGGGCCACGAAGTCGATCTACGGGCACGACCCGGACGGCAACGAGTTCGAGGTCATGTGGATGCTGCCCCGCGACGAGTGGGGCGCCCACGAGCACGACGCCGCGGTCGCGCCCCTCGACCTCGACGCCGAGATCGCCCGGCACGGTTGA
- a CDS encoding peptidylprolyl isomerase — protein MTAPPAHQIDDSKGYRATIDTDRGGMTLELDPQLAPNTVNNFVALARQGYYDGLTFHRVVPEFVIQGGCPEGTGRGGPGYKFADEPVRGEYTLGAVAMANAGPDTNGSQFFICIDDCTTKLAKSYNLFGHVVDGVDVAQSIAVGDVIRSVTVEEHDR, from the coding sequence GTGACCGCACCCCCTGCCCACCAGATCGACGACTCGAAGGGTTACCGCGCCACCATCGACACCGACCGCGGCGGCATGACCCTGGAGCTCGACCCCCAGCTGGCCCCGAACACGGTCAACAACTTCGTGGCCCTGGCCCGCCAGGGCTACTACGACGGGCTCACGTTCCATCGCGTGGTCCCCGAGTTCGTGATCCAAGGTGGGTGCCCGGAGGGCACCGGGCGCGGCGGCCCCGGCTACAAGTTCGCCGACGAGCCCGTTCGTGGCGAGTACACGCTCGGCGCGGTCGCGATGGCGAACGCGGGCCCGGACACGAACGGCTCACAGTTCTTCATCTGCATCGACGACTGCACCACCAAGCTCGCCAAGTCCTACAACCTCTTCGGTCACGTCGTCGACGGGGTCGACGTTGCCCAGTCGATCGCGGTGGGCGACGTGATCCGATCGGTCACCGTCGAGGAGCACGACCGCTGA
- a CDS encoding tetratricopeptide repeat protein codes for MTEVTEPAAEGREGLEAERDFLLRSLDDLEAERAAGGIDAESYARLHDDYTARAAAVIRQLRDGVDALPAPPTKSIRRRALILAAVLGFATLAGIALAAALGARLPGQTSSGNSAVRTGSAADTATAARQALQAAVARNPQDVQARLLLASALEQGNDLAGALAQYDQITKMDPSNAEAEAQAGRILYLTAQASPANAARLVSLSRARLDHAVQLNPQYPDAHFFRAIVLANEFQDFVGAQNECQRYLVLAPNGQYAEPVRQLLAQVTNALTGPPATSAPRGKAKP; via the coding sequence ATGACCGAGGTCACGGAGCCGGCCGCCGAGGGGCGCGAGGGCCTCGAAGCCGAGCGCGACTTCCTGCTCCGGTCGCTCGACGACCTCGAGGCCGAGCGCGCCGCCGGCGGGATCGACGCCGAGTCGTACGCCCGCCTCCACGACGACTACACCGCCCGCGCCGCGGCCGTGATCCGCCAGCTGCGGGACGGTGTCGACGCGCTGCCGGCGCCGCCGACGAAGTCGATCCGGCGGCGGGCGCTGATCCTGGCCGCGGTGCTCGGGTTCGCCACGCTCGCGGGGATCGCGCTCGCCGCCGCGCTCGGCGCCCGCCTCCCGGGCCAGACCTCCTCGGGCAACAGCGCCGTGCGCACCGGCTCCGCCGCCGACACGGCCACGGCGGCCCGGCAGGCGCTCCAGGCCGCGGTGGCCCGCAACCCGCAGGACGTCCAGGCCCGGCTCCTCCTCGCCAGCGCGCTCGAGCAGGGCAACGACCTGGCCGGCGCCCTCGCCCAGTACGACCAGATCACGAAGATGGACCCGTCGAACGCCGAGGCCGAGGCCCAGGCCGGCCGCATCCTCTACCTGACCGCCCAGGCGTCCCCCGCGAACGCGGCGCGGCTCGTGAGCCTCAGCCGGGCTCGGCTCGACCACGCCGTGCAGCTGAACCCCCAGTACCCCGACGCCCACTTCTTCCGTGCCATCGTGCTCGCCAACGAATTCCAGGACTTCGTGGGCGCCCAGAACGAGTGCCAGCGCTACCTGGTGTTGGCCCCGAACGGCCAGTACGCGGAGCCGGTGCGCCAGCTCCTCGCCCAGGTGACCAACGCCCTGACGGGACCCCCCGCCACGTCCGCTCCGAGAGGAAAGGCCAAGCCGTGA